In Micromonospora sp. NBC_01813, the following are encoded in one genomic region:
- a CDS encoding quinone-dependent dihydroorotate dehydrogenase, with amino-acid sequence MSGAGGYRLARSALFRLGGGDAETAHEWTLHRLAAVARHPVALAALRTRYAVAAPRTVFGVDFPNPVGLAAGMDKDGLALPAWPALGFGFVEVGTVTAHPQPGNARPRLFRLPASEAVINRMGFNNAGAEALADRLAVLGPLSDRPGFGRSHPAHADRPVPLGISLGKSKVAPIEEAVDDYLAAYKALSGYGQYFAINVSSPNTPGLRQLQDRAHLDTLLATLVGERPILVKIAPDLSEPAIAELLEVCLARGAAGVIATNTTLARSGLAAADSARAGEAGGLSGRPLTGRAREVVSFVHRETNGRLPVIGVGGILDPDDAARMFDAGASLVQLYTGFIYRGPALVRAIARQARGR; translated from the coding sequence GTGAGCGGCGCCGGCGGCTACCGGCTGGCCAGGTCGGCGCTGTTCCGGCTCGGCGGCGGTGACGCCGAGACCGCCCACGAGTGGACGCTGCACCGACTGGCGGCCGTCGCCCGCCACCCGGTGGCGCTGGCCGCGCTGCGCACCCGGTACGCGGTTGCCGCGCCGCGTACCGTCTTCGGGGTCGACTTCCCCAACCCGGTCGGGCTCGCCGCCGGGATGGACAAGGACGGCCTGGCGCTGCCCGCCTGGCCGGCGCTCGGCTTCGGCTTCGTCGAGGTCGGCACGGTGACCGCCCATCCACAGCCGGGCAACGCCCGACCCCGGCTGTTCCGGCTGCCGGCCAGCGAAGCGGTGATCAACCGGATGGGGTTCAACAACGCCGGTGCCGAGGCGCTCGCCGACCGGCTGGCGGTCCTCGGCCCGCTGTCCGACCGGCCCGGCTTCGGCCGGTCCCATCCGGCGCACGCCGACCGCCCGGTGCCGCTGGGCATCTCGCTCGGCAAGTCGAAGGTCGCCCCAATCGAGGAGGCGGTCGACGACTATCTGGCCGCGTACAAGGCACTCAGCGGGTACGGCCAGTACTTCGCGATCAACGTCTCGTCGCCGAACACACCCGGGTTGCGCCAACTGCAGGACCGGGCACACCTGGATACGCTGCTGGCCACCCTGGTGGGGGAGCGACCCATCCTGGTCAAGATCGCGCCGGACCTGTCCGAGCCGGCCATCGCCGAACTGCTGGAGGTCTGCCTGGCCCGGGGCGCCGCCGGGGTGATCGCCACCAACACGACCCTGGCCCGGTCCGGCCTGGCCGCCGCCGACTCCGCCCGCGCCGGGGAGGCCGGCGGTCTGTCCGGCCGTCCGCTGACCGGGCGGGCCCGCGAGGTGGTCTCCTTCGTACACCGGGAAACCAACGGTCGGCTGCCGGTCATCGGCGTCGGCGGCATCCTCGACCCGGACGACGCCGCCCGGATGTTCGACGCCGGAGCCAGCCTGGTGCAGCTCTACACCGGCTTCATCTACCGGGGCCCGGCGCTGGTGCGGGCGATCGCCCGGCAGGCCCGGGGACGATGA
- the pyrF gene encoding orotidine-5'-phosphate decarboxylase, with translation METFGQRLHRAMAARGPLCVGIDPHPELLARWGLPDDVEGLSRFAATVVEALGDVVAVAKPQSAFFERFGSAGIAVLESTIRQLRAAGVLVLLDVKRGDIGSTAAAYAAAYLDPASPLAVDAVTASPYLGVGALAPMFDLAAKHGGGVFVLALTSNPEGRAVQHARVSDGRTVAQTVIDEISQLNVGAEPIGSFGLVVGATVGDTGHELSGVNGPLLAPGLGAQGGRPEDLRSVFGQALSAVLPSYSREVLNSGPELSGLRASAEQTLAKCRAVLSGPI, from the coding sequence ATGGAGACATTTGGTCAGCGACTGCACCGGGCGATGGCCGCCCGGGGACCGCTCTGTGTGGGCATCGACCCACACCCCGAACTGCTGGCCCGATGGGGGCTGCCGGACGACGTCGAGGGCCTGTCGAGGTTCGCCGCGACGGTGGTGGAGGCACTTGGTGACGTGGTCGCGGTGGCGAAGCCGCAGTCGGCCTTCTTCGAGCGTTTCGGCTCGGCAGGCATCGCTGTCCTTGAGTCAACTATCCGACAGTTGCGTGCCGCTGGAGTCCTGGTACTGCTCGATGTGAAGCGCGGCGACATCGGTTCGACCGCCGCCGCCTACGCCGCGGCGTACCTCGATCCGGCGAGTCCGTTGGCCGTCGACGCGGTCACCGCCAGCCCGTACCTGGGCGTCGGCGCGCTGGCGCCGATGTTCGATCTGGCGGCCAAGCACGGCGGCGGTGTTTTCGTGCTCGCGCTCACCTCGAATCCCGAGGGACGTGCGGTGCAACATGCACGGGTGTCCGATGGGCGCACGGTCGCGCAGACGGTGATCGATGAGATTTCGCAGCTCAACGTGGGTGCGGAGCCAATCGGGAGTTTCGGTCTGGTGGTTGGTGCGACCGTTGGTGACACCGGCCACGAACTGTCCGGCGTCAATGGACCGCTGCTCGCGCCGGGGTTGGGCGCGCAGGGTGGGCGACCCGAGGACCTGCGCTCCGTGTTCGGGCAAGCCCTTTCCGCAGTGCTTCCCTCGTACTCCAGAGAGGTCCTGAACAGCGGCCCGGAACTGTCCGGACTGCGGGCGTCAGCCGAACAGACGCTTGCTAAGTGTCGGGCCGTTCTGAGTGGTCCGATCTGA
- the coaBC gene encoding bifunctional phosphopantothenoylcysteine decarboxylase/phosphopantothenate--cysteine ligase CoaBC: MRVVLGVGGGIAAYKACELLRLLTESGHQVRVVPTAAALRFIGAPTWSALSGQPVVDDVWTDVHEVPHVRLGQQADLVLVAPATADLIARAAHGLADDLLTNTLLTARCPVVLAPAMHTEMWEHPATTHNVALLRARGVRVIEPAVGRLTGADSGKGRLPDPQEIFEVARRVLARGGAAADLAGRHVVVTAGGTREPLDPVRFLGNRSSGKQGYAFARTAVARGARVTLISANVTLPAPAGVDLVRVGDTEQLRVATLAAARRADVVVMAAAPADFRPATYASEKIKKSDSDRPPVIELVTNPDIAAELGAAKPASQILVAFAAETGDLVANAQEKLARKNADLIVANQVGAELGFGSDVNAATVLGADGSATVLDERDKEQLADDVWDLVAARLSAGPP; encoded by the coding sequence ATGCGGGTCGTCCTCGGCGTCGGCGGTGGGATAGCCGCGTACAAAGCCTGTGAACTGCTGCGCCTGCTGACCGAGTCGGGACACCAGGTCCGGGTCGTGCCCACCGCCGCCGCGCTCCGCTTCATCGGGGCACCGACCTGGTCGGCGCTGTCCGGCCAGCCGGTCGTCGACGACGTGTGGACCGACGTCCACGAGGTGCCTCACGTGCGACTCGGACAGCAGGCGGATCTGGTCCTGGTCGCCCCGGCCACGGCCGACCTGATCGCCCGTGCCGCCCACGGGCTGGCCGACGATCTGTTGACCAACACCCTGCTCACCGCCCGGTGTCCGGTCGTGCTCGCCCCGGCGATGCACACCGAGATGTGGGAGCACCCGGCCACCACCCACAACGTCGCGTTGCTGCGTGCCCGGGGCGTCCGGGTGATCGAGCCGGCGGTGGGCCGGCTCACCGGTGCCGATTCGGGCAAGGGCCGGCTGCCCGACCCGCAGGAGATCTTCGAGGTCGCCCGCCGGGTACTGGCCCGTGGCGGCGCGGCCGCCGACCTCGCCGGCCGGCACGTGGTGGTGACGGCAGGTGGCACCCGCGAGCCACTCGACCCGGTGCGCTTCCTCGGCAACCGGTCCTCCGGCAAGCAGGGGTACGCCTTCGCCCGTACGGCCGTGGCCCGTGGCGCCAGGGTGACACTGATCTCGGCGAACGTCACGCTGCCCGCGCCGGCCGGGGTCGACCTGGTCCGGGTGGGGGACACCGAGCAGCTGCGGGTCGCCACGCTCGCCGCCGCCCGGCGGGCGGACGTGGTGGTGATGGCGGCGGCGCCGGCGGACTTCCGGCCGGCCACCTACGCTTCCGAAAAGATCAAGAAAAGTGATTCCGATCGCCCGCCGGTGATCGAACTGGTCACGAATCCGGACATCGCCGCCGAGTTGGGTGCGGCGAAACCTGCCAGTCAGATCCTCGTCGCGTTCGCCGCCGAGACCGGTGACCTGGTGGCGAATGCTCAGGAAAAGCTGGCGCGCAAGAACGCCGATCTGATCGTGGCGAACCAGGTCGGCGCCGAGCTGGGCTTCGGCTCCGACGTCAACGCCGCCACGGTGCTCGGTGCCGACGGCTCGGCCACCGTCCTGGACGAGCGGGACAAGGAGCAACTGGCCGACGACGTCTGGGACCTGGTGGCCGCCCGCCTGTCAGCCGGCCCGCCCTGA
- the rpoZ gene encoding DNA-directed RNA polymerase subunit omega: MGTIANPEGITNPPIDELLEKTSSKYALVIFAAKRARQVNAYYSQLGEGLLEYVGPLVETTPQEKPLSIAMREINAGLLTAEPTDQP; this comes from the coding sequence GTGGGAACCATCGCCAACCCGGAAGGCATCACCAACCCGCCCATCGACGAGTTGCTGGAGAAGACCTCGTCGAAGTACGCGCTGGTGATCTTCGCTGCCAAGCGCGCGCGGCAGGTCAACGCCTACTACAGCCAGCTCGGCGAGGGCCTGCTGGAGTACGTCGGCCCGCTCGTCGAGACCACCCCGCAGGAGAAGCCGCTCTCCATCGCGATGCGGGAGATCAACGCCGGCCTACTCACCGCCGAACCCACCGACCAGCCCTGA
- the carA gene encoding glutamine-hydrolyzing carbamoyl-phosphate synthase small subunit produces the protein MSDPTTTPTDSTDPAANGGRPRRPALLVLEDGRIFPGESYGAIGETFGEAVFTTAMTGYQETLTDPSYHRQVVVQTAPHIGNTGVNSDDDESDRIWVAGYVVRDPARRPSNWRSTGDLEQRLADEGVVGICGVDTRALTRHLRDRGAMRVGVSSRTDDPQELLARVRSAPQMVGADLSAEVTTADPYTVTAQGEHRYTVAALDLGIKRNVPRRLAQRGVTTHVLPAGSTLDEILATGPDAVFFSPGPGDPATAHHAVELARQVMARGTPLFGICFGSQILGRALGFDTYKLGYGHRGINQPVLDRTTGKVEVTSHNHGFAVDAPLNTVIDTDFGGVEVSHVCLNDDVVEGLRARDVPAFTVQYHPEAAAGPHDADYLFDRFVELIEGKHA, from the coding sequence ATGAGCGACCCGACCACGACCCCGACCGACTCCACCGACCCCGCCGCGAACGGCGGCCGGCCGCGCCGGCCGGCGCTGCTGGTGCTCGAGGACGGCCGGATCTTCCCCGGCGAGAGCTACGGCGCGATCGGGGAGACCTTCGGCGAGGCGGTCTTCACCACCGCGATGACCGGCTACCAGGAGACGCTGACCGACCCGTCGTACCACCGGCAGGTGGTGGTGCAGACCGCACCGCACATCGGCAACACCGGCGTCAACAGCGACGACGACGAGTCCGACCGGATCTGGGTCGCCGGCTACGTGGTGCGCGACCCGGCCCGCCGGCCGTCGAACTGGCGGTCCACCGGCGACCTGGAGCAGCGGCTGGCCGACGAGGGCGTCGTCGGCATCTGCGGGGTCGACACCCGGGCGCTCACCCGCCACCTACGCGACCGGGGCGCGATGCGGGTCGGTGTGTCCAGCCGCACCGACGACCCGCAGGAGCTGCTGGCCCGGGTCCGGTCCGCCCCGCAGATGGTCGGTGCCGACCTGTCCGCCGAGGTGACCACCGCCGACCCGTACACGGTCACCGCCCAGGGTGAGCACCGCTACACGGTCGCCGCGCTGGACCTGGGCATCAAGCGCAACGTGCCGCGCCGGCTGGCCCAGCGCGGGGTGACCACCCACGTGCTGCCGGCCGGCTCGACGCTGGACGAGATCCTGGCCACCGGCCCGGACGCGGTGTTCTTCTCACCCGGCCCCGGCGACCCGGCCACCGCACACCACGCGGTCGAACTGGCCCGGCAGGTGATGGCCCGGGGTACGCCGCTGTTCGGCATCTGCTTCGGCTCGCAGATCCTCGGCCGGGCCCTGGGCTTCGACACCTACAAGCTCGGCTACGGCCACCGCGGCATCAACCAGCCGGTGCTCGACCGCACCACCGGCAAGGTCGAGGTGACCAGCCACAACCACGGGTTCGCCGTGGACGCTCCGCTGAACACGGTGATCGACACCGACTTCGGCGGCGTCGAGGTGAGCCACGTGTGCCTCAACGACGACGTGGTCGAGGGGCTGCGGGCACGCGACGTGCCGGCGTTCACCGTCCAGTACCACCCGGAAGCGGCGGCCGGCCCGCACGACGCGGACTACCTGTTCGACCGGTTCGTCGAGCTGATCGAGGGAAAGCATGCCTAA
- the gmk gene encoding guanylate kinase, giving the protein MHDDALPAARLTVLSGPSGVGKDSVIELIRERSPWIWLSVSVTTRPMRDYEVDGVHYYFADRSEFERMAATGQLLEWAEFAGNLYGTPRTAVEQRLQAGEPVLLKIDLQGARQVRQAMPQAQLVFLAPPSVEELKRRLVGRGTDDEETILRRLAHADEELAAEQEFDVTVVNDQVERAASELVGLLGSSFLAPAHPQRS; this is encoded by the coding sequence ATGCATGACGACGCGCTCCCGGCAGCTCGGCTCACTGTCCTGTCCGGCCCCTCCGGGGTCGGCAAGGACAGCGTGATCGAGCTGATCCGGGAGCGCTCGCCCTGGATCTGGCTGTCCGTGTCGGTGACCACCCGGCCGATGCGCGACTACGAGGTCGACGGCGTCCACTACTACTTCGCCGACCGGTCCGAGTTCGAGCGGATGGCCGCCACCGGCCAGTTGCTGGAATGGGCCGAGTTCGCCGGCAACCTGTACGGCACCCCCCGTACGGCCGTCGAACAACGGCTGCAGGCCGGTGAACCGGTGCTGCTCAAGATCGACCTGCAGGGCGCCCGCCAGGTGCGCCAGGCGATGCCGCAGGCGCAGCTGGTCTTCCTCGCCCCGCCGAGCGTCGAGGAGCTGAAGCGACGCCTCGTCGGGCGGGGTACCGACGACGAGGAGACGATCCTGCGGCGGCTCGCCCACGCCGACGAGGAGCTCGCCGCCGAGCAGGAGTTCGACGTGACCGTGGTGAATGACCAGGTCGAGCGGGCCGCCTCCGAGCTGGTAGGATTGCTCGGTTCATCGTTTCTGGCGCCTGCCCACCCGCAGCGCAGCTGA
- the bioA gene encoding adenosylmethionine--8-amino-7-oxononanoate transaminase, with the protein MSTASPGAGGPDPAMLLELDGRHVWHPYAALPPAVAPLLVDSAAGVRLRLADGRELIDGMSSWWAAVHGYRHPVLDAAVTDQLGRMAHVMFGGLTHEPAVRLASTLVEITPPGLEHVFLCDSGSVSVEVAIKMCLQYQLARGRPGKRRLATWRGGYHGDTFHPMSVCDPEGGMHHLWRGVLPAQVFVGAPPDGFGAPPDERYLAELVDGIARHADELAAVIVEPIVQGTGGMRFHHPAYLRALREVTAAHDVLLIFDEIATGFGRTGALFAAEHAGVTPDVLCLGKALTGGYLTLAAALCTPEVAAGISAGGVLAHGPTFMGNPLACAVANASIELLRAPASPPADLVRPAGPAGADGPAGPVRPYWQESVRRIEAALRAGLAPVAGLPGVRDVRVLGAIGVVQLDRPVDLPAATTAAVAAGVWLRPFRDLIYTMPPYLADDDDVARIVRAMAAAAVAVPR; encoded by the coding sequence ATGAGCACCGCGTCGCCGGGTGCGGGTGGACCCGATCCGGCGATGTTGCTGGAGTTGGACGGTCGGCACGTCTGGCACCCGTACGCGGCCCTGCCGCCGGCCGTGGCGCCCCTGCTGGTCGACAGCGCGGCCGGCGTACGGCTGCGGTTGGCCGACGGCCGCGAGCTGATCGACGGCATGTCGTCGTGGTGGGCCGCCGTGCACGGCTACCGCCACCCGGTGCTCGACGCCGCGGTCACCGACCAGCTGGGCCGGATGGCGCACGTGATGTTCGGCGGGCTGACCCACGAACCGGCGGTGCGGCTCGCCAGCACCCTGGTCGAGATCACCCCGCCCGGTCTGGAGCACGTCTTCCTCTGCGACTCGGGTTCGGTCAGCGTCGAGGTCGCGATCAAGATGTGCCTGCAGTACCAGTTGGCCCGGGGCCGGCCCGGCAAGCGGCGGTTGGCCACCTGGCGGGGCGGCTACCACGGCGACACCTTCCATCCGATGAGCGTGTGCGACCCCGAGGGCGGGATGCACCACCTGTGGCGTGGCGTGCTCCCGGCGCAGGTGTTCGTCGGCGCACCACCGGACGGCTTCGGCGCACCACCCGACGAGCGCTACCTCGCCGAGCTGGTCGACGGCATCGCCCGGCACGCCGACGAGCTCGCGGCGGTGATCGTGGAGCCGATCGTGCAGGGCACCGGCGGGATGCGCTTTCATCACCCGGCGTACCTGCGGGCGCTGCGTGAGGTCACCGCGGCCCACGACGTGCTGCTGATCTTCGACGAGATCGCCACCGGGTTCGGCCGGACCGGGGCGTTGTTCGCCGCCGAGCATGCCGGGGTCACGCCGGACGTGCTCTGTCTGGGCAAGGCGTTGACCGGCGGCTACCTGACGCTGGCCGCCGCCCTGTGTACGCCTGAGGTGGCCGCTGGGATCTCCGCCGGCGGGGTCCTGGCGCACGGCCCGACCTTCATGGGCAATCCGCTGGCCTGCGCGGTCGCCAACGCCTCGATCGAGCTGCTGCGGGCACCGGCCTCGCCGCCGGCCGATCTGGTCCGTCCTGCCGGTCCTGCCGGGGCTGACGGTCCTGCCGGCCCGGTCCGGCCGTACTGGCAGGAGTCGGTGCGCCGGATCGAGGCCGCGCTGCGGGCCGGGCTCGCCCCGGTCGCCGGCCTGCCCGGGGTACGCGACGTCCGCGTCCTCGGTGCCATCGGCGTGGTGCAGCTCGACCGTCCGGTCGACCTGCCGGCGGCCACCACGGCGGCGGTGGCCGCCGGGGTGTGGCTGCGGCCGTTCCGGGACCTGATCTACACGATGCCGCCCTATCTGGCGGACGACGACGATGTCGCGCGGATCGTCCGCGCGATGGCGGCTGCGGCCGTCGCGGTACCGCGCTGA
- the mihF gene encoding integration host factor, actinobacterial type has product MPLPSLTPEQRAAALEKAAEIRKARAELKEQLKQGKTTLAAVLARAESDDVVGKLKVSAVLQAMPGIGKIRATQIMEKLKIADSRRLRGLGEQQRKALLGEFAAN; this is encoded by the coding sequence GTGCCGCTCCCGTCACTGACCCCCGAACAGCGCGCAGCCGCGCTGGAGAAGGCCGCGGAGATCCGTAAGGCCCGTGCTGAGTTGAAGGAGCAGCTCAAGCAGGGCAAGACCACCCTCGCCGCCGTGCTCGCCCGGGCGGAGTCCGACGACGTTGTCGGCAAGCTCAAGGTCTCCGCCGTGCTGCAGGCGATGCCGGGCATCGGCAAGATCCGGGCGACCCAGATCATGGAGAAGCTCAAGATCGCCGACAGCCGGCGTCTCCGTGGCCTCGGCGAGCAGCAGCGCAAGGCGCTGCTCGGGGAGTTCGCCGCGAACTGA
- the carB gene encoding carbamoyl-phosphate synthase large subunit, producing MPKRTDLQHVMVIGSGPIIIGQACEFDYSGTQACRVLRAEGLRVSLVNSNPATIMTDPEFADATYVEPITPEFVELVIARERPDALLPTLGGQTALNTAVALHEAGVLDKYGVELIGANIDAIRRGEDRQLFKDIVAIAGGETPRSRVCHSMAEVRDTATELGLPVVIRPSFTMGGLGSGMAHTPADLERIAGAGLAASPVHEVLIEESVLGWKEYELELMRDRNDNVVVVCSIENIDPMGVHTGDSVTVAPAMTLTDREYQQMRDMGIAVLREVGVDTGGCNIQFAVHPQTGRLVVIEMNPRVSRSSALASKATGFPIAKIAAKLAIGYTLDEIPNDITKQTPAAFEPVLDYVVVKIPRFAFEKFPGADPELTTTMKSVGEAMSLGRNFTEALNKAMRSMETKAAGFWTVPDPAGATVESTLAELGVPHDGRLYTVERALRLGATVAQVCEASGGIDPWFLEEIAGLVELRAEIEAAPVLDAALLRRAKRAGLSDRQIAALRPELAGEDGVRTLRHRLGLRPVYKTVDTCAAEFAARTPYHYSSYDAETEVAPSDRPKVLILGSGPNRIGQGIEFDYSCVHAVMALADFETVMVNCNPETVSTDYDTADRLYFEPLTFEDVLEVWQAENTAGTAAGGPGVVGVIVQLGGQTPLGLAQRLADAGVPIVGTPPESIHLAEERGAFGQVLARAGLRAPAHGTAVSFEQAKAIADEIGYPVLVRPSYVLGGRGMEIVYDDATLRDYIGRATDISPEHPVLVDRFLDDAIEIDVDALCDATGEVYLGGVMEHIEEAGIHSGDSSCALPPITLAAPHLATIRHYTEQIAHGVGVRGLLNVQYALKDDVLYVLEANPRASRTVPFVSKATAVPLAKAAARIMLGATVAELRAEGMLPATGDGGTLPPDAPIAVKEAVLPFKRFRTRAGHGVDSLLGPEMKSTGEVMGIDPAYGNAFAKSQAAAYGSLPTSGKIFVSVANRDKRSMIFPVKRLADLGFEIVATAGTAEVLRRHGIVCELARKHWEEAVDGQPDAVSLIAAGEIALVINTPQGSGASARSDGYEIRSAAVSADTPCVTTVPGVAAAVMGIEAVINGEMAVRPLQELHAALRPEIAARQAGR from the coding sequence ATGCCTAAGCGGACAGATCTGCAGCATGTCATGGTGATCGGCTCCGGGCCGATCATCATCGGCCAGGCCTGCGAGTTCGACTACTCCGGCACCCAGGCGTGCCGGGTGTTGCGCGCCGAAGGGCTGCGCGTGTCGCTGGTCAACTCCAACCCGGCGACCATCATGACCGACCCCGAGTTCGCCGACGCCACCTACGTCGAGCCGATCACGCCCGAGTTCGTCGAGCTGGTCATCGCCCGCGAGCGCCCCGACGCGCTGCTGCCCACCCTCGGTGGGCAGACCGCGCTGAACACCGCGGTCGCCCTGCACGAGGCCGGCGTGCTCGACAAGTACGGCGTGGAGCTGATCGGCGCCAACATCGACGCGATCCGCCGCGGCGAGGACCGGCAGCTGTTCAAGGACATCGTGGCCATCGCCGGTGGTGAGACCCCGCGCAGCCGGGTCTGCCACAGCATGGCCGAGGTCCGCGACACCGCCACCGAGCTGGGCCTGCCGGTGGTCATCCGGCCGTCGTTCACCATGGGCGGGCTCGGTTCCGGCATGGCGCACACCCCGGCCGACCTGGAGCGCATCGCCGGCGCCGGGTTGGCCGCCTCCCCGGTGCACGAGGTGCTCATCGAGGAGAGCGTGCTCGGCTGGAAGGAGTACGAGCTGGAGCTGATGCGCGACCGTAACGACAACGTGGTCGTGGTCTGCTCCATCGAGAACATCGACCCGATGGGGGTGCACACCGGCGACAGCGTCACCGTCGCCCCGGCGATGACCCTCACCGACCGCGAGTACCAGCAGATGCGCGACATGGGCATCGCGGTGCTGCGCGAGGTCGGCGTCGACACCGGCGGTTGCAACATCCAGTTCGCGGTGCATCCGCAGACCGGCCGACTCGTCGTGATCGAGATGAACCCCCGGGTGTCGCGCTCGTCGGCACTGGCCAGCAAGGCGACCGGCTTCCCGATCGCCAAGATCGCCGCGAAGTTGGCCATCGGCTACACCCTCGACGAGATCCCCAACGACATCACCAAGCAGACCCCGGCCGCGTTCGAGCCGGTGCTCGACTACGTCGTGGTCAAGATTCCCCGGTTCGCGTTCGAGAAGTTCCCCGGTGCCGACCCGGAGTTGACCACCACGATGAAGTCGGTCGGCGAGGCGATGAGCCTGGGCCGCAACTTCACCGAGGCGTTGAACAAGGCGATGCGCTCGATGGAGACCAAGGCCGCCGGATTCTGGACGGTGCCCGACCCGGCCGGCGCCACCGTCGAGTCCACCCTGGCCGAGCTGGGCGTGCCACACGACGGCCGGCTCTACACGGTCGAGCGGGCGCTGCGGCTGGGCGCGACCGTCGCTCAGGTCTGCGAGGCCTCCGGCGGTATCGACCCCTGGTTCCTGGAGGAGATCGCCGGCCTGGTCGAGCTGCGGGCCGAGATCGAGGCCGCACCGGTGCTCGACGCCGCGCTGCTGCGCCGGGCCAAGCGGGCCGGGCTGTCCGACCGGCAGATCGCCGCGCTGCGCCCCGAGTTGGCCGGCGAGGACGGGGTACGCACCCTGCGGCACCGGCTCGGCCTGCGCCCGGTCTACAAGACCGTCGACACCTGCGCGGCCGAGTTCGCCGCCCGTACGCCGTACCACTACTCCAGCTACGACGCCGAGACCGAGGTCGCCCCGTCGGACCGGCCGAAGGTGCTGATCCTCGGCTCCGGGCCGAACCGGATCGGGCAGGGGATCGAGTTCGACTACTCCTGCGTGCACGCGGTGATGGCGCTCGCCGACTTCGAGACCGTGATGGTCAACTGCAACCCGGAGACGGTCTCCACCGACTACGACACCGCCGACCGGCTCTACTTCGAGCCACTCACCTTCGAGGACGTGCTGGAGGTCTGGCAGGCCGAGAACACCGCCGGTACGGCGGCCGGCGGTCCCGGCGTGGTCGGGGTGATCGTGCAGTTGGGCGGGCAGACGCCGCTCGGGCTGGCGCAGCGGCTCGCCGACGCCGGGGTGCCGATCGTCGGCACCCCGCCGGAGTCGATCCACCTGGCCGAGGAGCGTGGCGCGTTCGGCCAGGTGCTGGCCCGGGCCGGGCTGCGCGCTCCGGCGCACGGCACCGCCGTGTCGTTCGAGCAGGCCAAGGCGATCGCCGACGAGATCGGCTACCCGGTGCTGGTCCGCCCGTCGTACGTGCTCGGCGGCCGCGGCATGGAGATCGTCTACGACGACGCGACGCTGCGCGACTACATCGGCCGGGCCACCGACATCTCCCCGGAGCATCCGGTGCTGGTCGACCGGTTCCTCGACGACGCCATCGAGATCGACGTGGACGCGCTCTGCGACGCCACCGGCGAGGTCTACCTCGGCGGGGTGATGGAACACATCGAGGAGGCCGGCATCCACTCCGGCGACTCGTCCTGCGCGTTGCCGCCGATCACCCTGGCCGCGCCGCACCTGGCGACCATCCGGCACTACACCGAGCAGATCGCCCACGGAGTCGGGGTGCGCGGCCTGCTCAACGTGCAGTACGCGCTCAAGGACGACGTGCTCTACGTTCTGGAGGCCAACCCGCGCGCCTCGCGTACCGTGCCGTTCGTCTCCAAGGCCACCGCGGTGCCGCTGGCGAAGGCGGCGGCCCGGATCATGCTCGGCGCCACCGTCGCCGAGTTGCGCGCCGAGGGGATGTTGCCGGCCACCGGGGACGGCGGCACCCTGCCGCCGGACGCGCCGATCGCGGTCAAGGAGGCGGTGCTGCCGTTCAAGCGTTTTCGGACCCGCGCCGGGCACGGCGTCGACTCGCTGCTCGGCCCGGAGATGAAGTCCACCGGTGAGGTGATGGGCATCGACCCGGCGTACGGCAACGCGTTCGCCAAGTCGCAGGCCGCCGCCTACGGGTCGTTGCCGACCAGCGGGAAGATCTTCGTGTCGGTGGCCAACCGGGACAAACGATCGATGATCTTCCCGGTGAAGCGGCTGGCCGACCTCGGATTCGAGATCGTCGCCACCGCCGGCACCGCCGAGGTGCTGCGCCGCCACGGCATCGTCTGCGAACTGGCCCGCAAACACTGGGAGGAGGCCGTAGACGGCCAACCGGACGCGGTGTCGCTGATCGCCGCCGGGGAGATCGCCCTGGTGATCAACACGCCGCAGGGCTCCGGGGCCAGCGCCCGCTCCGACGGGTACGAGATCCGTAGCGCTGCGGTCAGCGCGGACACCCCGTGCGTCACCACCGTGCCCGGGGTCGCCGCGGCGGTGATGGGCATCGAGGCCGTGATCAACGGTGAAATGGCGGTCCGGCCACTGCAGGAGTTGCACGCCGCGCTGCGTCCGGAGATCGCCGCCCGGCAGGCCGGGCGGTGA